A region of Lacinutrix sp. Hel_I_90 DNA encodes the following proteins:
- a CDS encoding CotH kinase family protein — protein MRQLLPILLSFYILSCGVNLSAQEIIAETGSYGIDRKNKIIVWHVANLDSILSLNKKVTSLKFNETFTLKDASKKLSYTDAHRVTNDESYVLYITKTPLVHITIDTSAINRNAKIPGYFTFFSGSEYVESTMGVRHRGNLSLTFPKKSFDLEFWTDTIAKQKKNIKFKGMRSDDDWILDGMYNEPLRLRSHIATNIWSKIHKPYYAQKEPKGKSGFEVKYVEVFKNNEYYGIYQFSESIDRKQLQIKKHEENTIYGELYKANSYEGGPAFIKAPSSFNNLFPHWNGWLTRYPFIDYKSDWENLSKFENLVVNGTDEAFSKNIENTIHISNTIDYYLFVNMLRATDNLGKNYYLGKYDKGEPYFFIPWDLDGVLGIIQDGKRERTTNNILGNGLFERLIEINPNGYKGKVKARWAALRANEFSNEALLSRINKIYTAFTKDKVYEREQLVWQNKLNEVSNEAHYAYLTKWLEDRLLYLDAHFKAL, from the coding sequence ATGAGACAATTACTACCTATACTACTTTCGTTTTACATTTTATCTTGCGGGGTAAACCTGTCTGCACAGGAAATTATTGCAGAAACAGGAAGTTACGGAATCGATAGAAAGAATAAAATTATCGTTTGGCACGTGGCTAATTTAGATTCAATACTTTCTTTAAATAAAAAAGTGACCAGTCTAAAATTTAATGAAACCTTTACATTAAAAGACGCTTCTAAGAAACTTTCCTATACAGATGCGCACAGGGTAACAAATGACGAGAGTTATGTTTTATACATTACCAAAACACCCTTGGTTCACATAACTATTGATACTTCGGCAATAAATAGGAATGCAAAAATACCTGGTTACTTTACATTTTTTAGTGGCAGTGAGTATGTTGAAAGTACAATGGGGGTGAGACACCGTGGGAATTTATCTTTGACTTTTCCTAAGAAATCATTCGATTTGGAGTTTTGGACAGATACTATTGCTAAGCAAAAGAAAAATATAAAATTCAAAGGTATGCGATCTGATGATGATTGGATTCTTGATGGTATGTATAATGAGCCTTTACGCTTACGCTCTCATATTGCGACCAATATATGGTCTAAAATTCATAAACCTTATTATGCACAAAAAGAGCCTAAAGGAAAAAGTGGTTTCGAAGTAAAATATGTTGAAGTTTTTAAAAATAACGAATACTACGGCATTTATCAATTTTCGGAATCTATCGATAGAAAACAATTGCAGATAAAAAAGCATGAAGAAAATACGATTTACGGAGAGTTATATAAAGCAAATTCTTATGAGGGAGGTCCTGCTTTTATTAAAGCTCCAAGTAGTTTCAATAATCTTTTTCCGCATTGGAATGGCTGGTTAACACGATACCCTTTTATAGATTATAAATCGGATTGGGAAAATTTATCAAAGTTCGAGAATCTGGTAGTGAATGGTACAGATGAAGCGTTTTCTAAAAACATAGAAAATACAATTCACATTTCTAATACAATAGATTACTATCTTTTTGTAAACATGCTTAGAGCAACTGATAATTTAGGTAAAAATTATTATCTAGGAAAGTATGACAAAGGTGAACCCTATTTTTTTATCCCTTGGGATTTAGATGGTGTTTTAGGTATTATTCAAGATGGGAAGCGTGAGCGAACCACAAATAATATTTTAGGTAATGGTCTTTTTGAAAGATTAATAGAAATTAACCCGAACGGATATAAAGGAAAAGTTAAAGCCAGATGGGCGGCACTAAGAGCAAATGAGTTTAGTAATGAGGCGCTATTATCTAGGATTAATAAAATCTATACTGCATTTACAAAAGATAAAGTATATGAGCGAGAGCAATTGGTTTGGCAGAATAAGCTTAATGAGGTATCTAATGAAGCCCACTACGCGTATCTTACAAAATGGTTAGAAGACAGATTACTTTATCTGGATGCACACTTCAAGGCTTTATAA
- a CDS encoding metallophosphoesterase, with the protein MKSNFLKHTHLIFIHALICFVFSSQMKSFAQQPVIYNTSKTDSVIYIDYSKAKQKHIKPIMFDGSDGPYIISDSLLYSVNSENKLLVSPLFRNDSLVVRTNNNAFYLNLKSNYTIPETVYALPEKLVVISDIEGNYEAFSGFLYSNEIIDINHNWIYGNGHLVLVGDFMDRGKNVTQILWLIYKLEQQAKKQNGVVHFILGNHEILNFHGDYRYNQDKYIKVAQEISQLKDKKEAIKYLYSKETELGKWLVTKNVIEKIGDYIFVHGGLSPDILDYKLGLEDINNLVRLRFSGLKNPEDKVINFLYSSRGPFWYRGFVMDRYTYDKIKTFELDAVLKYYNAKKIVIGHTPVETISTDFNGRIIRTDIRHGTKKFSGRTKGLLIENRQEFVIDDNCKKTALQH; encoded by the coding sequence ATGAAAAGTAATTTCTTAAAACATACCCATCTCATTTTTATACATGCTCTTATTTGCTTTGTGTTTAGTTCTCAGATGAAGAGTTTTGCGCAACAACCTGTAATTTACAATACATCGAAAACAGATAGTGTTATTTATATTGACTACTCTAAGGCTAAGCAAAAACACATAAAGCCCATAATGTTTGACGGCAGTGATGGACCATATATAATTAGTGACAGCTTGTTATATAGTGTAAATTCAGAAAACAAACTTTTGGTATCCCCACTTTTTAGAAATGATTCTCTAGTTGTTCGCACCAATAATAATGCGTTCTATTTAAATTTAAAATCAAATTATACCATTCCAGAAACGGTTTATGCTTTACCAGAAAAACTGGTTGTCATATCTGATATAGAAGGTAATTATGAGGCCTTCTCTGGCTTCTTGTATTCCAATGAAATAATTGATATCAATCACAATTGGATTTATGGCAATGGCCATTTAGTTTTAGTAGGTGATTTTATGGATAGAGGCAAAAACGTCACACAAATACTGTGGTTAATCTATAAATTGGAACAGCAAGCAAAAAAACAAAATGGAGTGGTACACTTTATCTTGGGAAATCATGAAATCCTTAATTTTCATGGAGATTACAGATATAATCAAGACAAATATATAAAGGTAGCCCAAGAAATAAGCCAATTGAAAGATAAAAAAGAGGCTATTAAATATTTATATTCTAAAGAAACTGAATTGGGTAAATGGTTGGTGACAAAAAATGTTATTGAAAAAATTGGTGACTATATATTTGTTCATGGCGGATTAAGTCCTGATATTTTAGATTACAAACTAGGCCTGGAGGATATAAATAATCTTGTGCGTTTACGATTTAGTGGTTTAAAAAACCCTGAAGATAAGGTGATTAATTTTCTGTATAGCTCAAGAGGTCCTTTTTGGTATAGAGGCTTTGTTATGGACAGATATACCTATGACAAAATAAAGACCTTCGAACTTGATGCTGTTTTAAAATATTATAACGCAAAAAAAATCGTCATTGGCCATACACCAGTTGAAACGATATCAACTGATTTTAATGGCAGGATTATTAGGACCGATATACGGCATGGAACTAAAAAGTTTTCAGGCAGGACCAAAGGACTACTTATAGAAAATAGGCAGGAATTCGTTATCGATGATAACTGTAAAAAAACAGCGCTACAGCATTAA
- a CDS encoding NAD(P)-dependent oxidoreductase, which produces MNNKLTVLVTGASGSVGYEVVKQLCHINKYQVVAFDVKTAKSKAMSKFFNDENFKMIYGDLTQNDTLGQLPIKIDYVIHLAAIIPPLANDNPKLAYQVNVNGTQHLINYIKTHSPKAFFMYSSSIAVYGDRIKAPYITIEDPITPSEGDDYARTKVEAENRIMRSGLEWCVFRLAAIMGAHKMSKLMFHQPLNTALEIATPRDTARAFVNALNYKPQLLNGIFNLGGGEACRMLYSEFLERSFNIYGLGTLDFPDRTFADKNFHCGYYKDGDVLEDIVYFRQDTIEDYFRNEAKKVSKLKKGIIKMFKTPIKTYLLKQSEPYKAYKNKDTEAMRYYF; this is translated from the coding sequence ATGAATAATAAATTAACCGTATTAGTAACCGGAGCATCTGGAAGTGTAGGTTATGAGGTTGTAAAACAATTATGCCATATAAATAAATATCAGGTGGTAGCTTTTGATGTTAAAACAGCTAAGTCTAAAGCAATGTCTAAATTTTTTAATGACGAAAATTTTAAAATGATCTATGGCGATTTGACTCAAAATGATACACTAGGGCAGTTGCCTATTAAAATTGATTACGTTATTCATCTTGCTGCTATCATTCCACCATTAGCCAACGACAATCCTAAGTTAGCCTATCAAGTCAATGTAAATGGCACACAGCATTTAATTAATTATATTAAAACCCATTCACCAAAGGCATTTTTTATGTACAGCTCCTCCATTGCTGTTTATGGCGATAGAATAAAAGCCCCATACATTACTATAGAGGATCCCATAACTCCGAGTGAAGGTGATGATTATGCAAGAACTAAGGTTGAAGCAGAAAACCGGATTATGCGGTCTGGCTTAGAGTGGTGTGTTTTTAGATTAGCAGCAATTATGGGTGCGCATAAAATGTCTAAACTCATGTTTCATCAACCATTAAATACTGCTTTAGAAATTGCTACACCAAGAGATACCGCACGTGCTTTCGTGAATGCGCTTAATTATAAACCGCAACTTTTAAATGGCATTTTTAATTTAGGAGGCGGTGAAGCATGTAGAATGTTGTATTCAGAATTTTTAGAGCGCTCGTTCAACATTTATGGTTTAGGTACTTTGGATTTTCCAGATAGAACTTTTGCTGATAAGAATTTTCATTGTGGGTATTATAAGGATGGTGATGTTTTAGAGGATATTGTATATTTTAGACAAGATACTATTGAAGATTATTTTAGAAATGAAGCAAAAAAAGTTTCGAAGCTAAAAAAAGGAATCATAAAAATGTTTAAGACACCTATTAAAACGTATTTGTTAAAGCAATCTGAACCTTATAAAGCTTATAAGAATAAAGATACTGAGGCTATGCGCTATTATTTTTGA
- a CDS encoding DUF2141 domain-containing protein → MNYLIITFLTVIQSFFSPNPELTLQFDQIEALKGTIEIGIFNKSDLFLIKGKAFKTYSIKVTKKRETISIKDLPKGTYAISAYHDVNGDTVCNKNFLGIPKEPYAFSNNFKPKFSAPNFSDCSFVFNEKNESITLSFIH, encoded by the coding sequence ATGAATTATTTAATTATTACATTTTTGACTGTAATACAGTCATTCTTTTCACCAAATCCAGAACTAACATTACAGTTTGATCAAATAGAAGCCTTGAAAGGAACTATAGAAATTGGGATATTTAATAAATCTGACCTTTTTTTAATAAAAGGAAAAGCGTTTAAAACCTATTCTATAAAAGTGACTAAAAAACGCGAAACAATTTCTATTAAAGATCTGCCAAAAGGAACTTATGCAATTTCAGCATATCATGATGTTAATGGTGATACGGTTTGTAATAAGAATTTTTTAGGGATTCCTAAAGAGCCTTATGCATTTTCTAATAATTTTAAACCAAAATTTTCTGCACCAAATTTTAGTGATTGTAGTTTTGTTTTTAATGAAAAAAATGAGAGTATAACCCTTTCCTTCATTCATTAA
- the scpA gene encoding methylmalonyl-CoA mutase codes for MARKDLQHIKIKLEDRSATTKANDNSFLTAEDIAVKSKYSKTDIKNLKHLDFVAGIAPNLRGPYSTMYVIRPWTIRQYAGFSTAEESNAFYRRNLAAGQKGLSVAFDLATHRGYDSDHERVVGDVGKAGVAIDSVEDMKVLFDQIPLDKMSVSMTMNGAVLPIMAFYIVAAEEQGVPPEALAGTIQNDILKEFMVRNTYIYPPTPSMQIISDIFEYTSAHMPKFNSISISGYHMQEAGATCDIELAYTLADGLEYIRKGLAAGMDIDTFAPRLSFFWAIGMNHFMEIAKMRAARMLWAKLVKQFNPKNQKSLALRTHCQTSGWSLTEQDPFNNVARTTIEAAAAAFGGTQSLHTNALDEAIALPTDFSARIARNTQIFLQEETHITKTVDPWAGSYYVEKLTHDISEKAWSLIEEVEALGGMTKAIEAGIPKLRIEEAAARKQARIDSGQDIIVGVNNYVLAEEDAISTLEVDNQTVRLQQIKGLEKIKAERNTAKVNQALTHLTEAARLSSDSKGSKVTANNNLLHLAVIAARERATLGEISDALEAVYGRYKAQIKTFSGVYSKEIKDDKSFARAKELADQFAEQDGRRPRIMIAKMGQDGHDRGAKVVATGYADVGFDVDIGPLFQTPKEAAKQAVENDVHILGVSSLAAGHKTLVPQVIEELKKYGREDIMVIVGGVIPKQDYQYLFDAGAVAVFGPGTKISEAAITILNILIE; via the coding sequence ATGGCTAGAAAAGACCTTCAACATATTAAAATAAAATTAGAAGACAGAAGCGCAACGACAAAAGCTAATGACAACTCCTTTCTTACTGCAGAAGACATCGCTGTAAAATCGAAATATTCTAAAACAGATATTAAAAATTTGAAACATTTAGATTTTGTTGCTGGAATAGCACCAAATCTTCGTGGACCTTATTCCACGATGTATGTAATAAGACCTTGGACTATTCGTCAATATGCAGGTTTCTCAACGGCTGAAGAAAGCAATGCCTTTTACCGCAGAAACTTAGCAGCAGGACAAAAAGGTCTGTCTGTGGCTTTCGATTTAGCAACACATCGTGGTTATGATAGTGATCATGAACGTGTGGTTGGTGACGTTGGAAAAGCGGGGGTAGCCATTGACAGTGTTGAAGACATGAAGGTATTGTTCGACCAGATTCCACTGGATAAAATGTCGGTTTCCATGACTATGAACGGTGCTGTCTTGCCAATTATGGCCTTTTATATTGTGGCAGCAGAAGAACAAGGTGTGCCACCAGAAGCTTTGGCTGGAACCATTCAAAATGATATATTAAAAGAGTTTATGGTGCGTAACACGTACATTTACCCACCTACGCCTTCGATGCAGATTATTTCAGATATTTTTGAATATACGAGTGCGCATATGCCTAAGTTTAATAGTATTAGTATTTCAGGATATCACATGCAAGAAGCAGGCGCTACTTGTGATATTGAACTCGCTTACACCCTAGCCGACGGCTTAGAATACATAAGAAAAGGACTAGCAGCTGGTATGGATATTGATACTTTTGCCCCGCGCCTATCTTTCTTTTGGGCCATTGGCATGAATCATTTTATGGAGATTGCTAAAATGAGAGCCGCCAGAATGTTGTGGGCAAAACTGGTGAAACAATTCAATCCTAAAAACCAAAAATCTCTAGCGCTAAGAACGCATTGCCAAACCAGCGGTTGGAGTCTCACAGAGCAAGATCCTTTTAATAATGTCGCGAGAACGACTATTGAAGCCGCCGCAGCTGCTTTTGGTGGCACACAAAGTTTACATACTAATGCACTAGATGAAGCAATCGCCTTGCCTACCGATTTTTCAGCGCGAATTGCCAGAAACACTCAAATATTTTTACAAGAAGAAACCCATATTACCAAAACCGTAGATCCCTGGGCTGGAAGTTATTATGTTGAAAAACTAACCCATGATATTTCAGAAAAAGCCTGGTCTTTAATTGAAGAAGTGGAAGCCTTGGGCGGCATGACTAAAGCCATTGAAGCAGGTATTCCTAAACTAAGAATTGAAGAAGCTGCTGCTAGAAAGCAGGCGCGCATTGACTCAGGACAGGATATTATTGTTGGCGTTAACAATTATGTTTTAGCTGAAGAGGATGCTATTTCAACTTTAGAAGTCGATAATCAAACAGTACGTTTACAGCAAATTAAGGGTTTAGAAAAAATTAAAGCAGAAAGAAACACAGCCAAAGTTAACCAAGCTTTAACTCATTTAACCGAAGCTGCAAGACTATCGTCAGATTCTAAAGGGTCTAAGGTAACCGCAAATAATAATTTACTACATTTAGCGGTGATAGCAGCTCGCGAGCGCGCCACTTTAGGTGAAATTAGTGACGCTTTAGAAGCTGTCTATGGTCGCTATAAAGCGCAAATAAAAACATTTTCTGGTGTGTATAGTAAAGAAATTAAAGACGATAAATCTTTTGCAAGAGCAAAAGAACTAGCCGATCAATTTGCTGAACAAGATGGTCGAAGGCCACGTATTATGATTGCTAAAATGGGGCAAGATGGTCATGATCGCGGTGCTAAAGTAGTGGCTACTGGTTATGCAGATGTTGGTTTTGATGTAGATATAGGTCCATTATTTCAAACACCAAAAGAAGCTGCAAAACAAGCCGTAGAAAACGATGTGCATATTTTAGGGGTGTCCTCATTAGCTGCAGGACATAAAACTTTAGTACCTCAAGTAATAGAAGAACTAAAAAAATATGGTCGTGAAGATATCATGGTTATCGTTGGTGGTGTCATACCAAAACAAGATTATCAATATTTATTTGATGCTGGCGCAGTTGCTGTGTTTGGGCCAGGCACTAAGATAAGTGAAGCTGCGATTACTATTCTAAACATTCTTATAGAATAA
- a CDS encoding methylmalonyl-CoA mutase subunit beta has product MSKKLFSDFNTVSAKAWKQKIQVDLKGLDYNDTLIWNTAEDINVKPFYHRDDFENQAFLKVPSNTWKISQSIFVADEKRSNKKAVDAIKRGAESIKFIIPNKEIATSILLENIDTSSTPLYFELQFLDADYVKALALTPSKAGLYILNDSIGNLAKSGNWFNSLKWDHEQLEQIIATPNNTLSVDLSLYQNAGATIVQQLAYSLAHANEYLNHFGSALKSQITFNVSVGTNYFFEIAKLRALRVLWKTLADEYNVQSDCHIFATPTKRNKTIYDYNTNMLRTTTECMSAILGGANTVCNLSYDSIYHKDNEFGERISRNQLLILKNESYFDAVENASDGAYYIESLTLQLAEKALELFKTIETGGGFLSQLKDGTLQKKIKESAKKEQEAFDAGDITLLGTNKHPDMNDKMKADLQLYPFLKMNSRKTLIQPILERRLAETIEQNRLKTE; this is encoded by the coding sequence ATGAGTAAAAAACTATTTTCAGATTTTAATACTGTTTCAGCCAAAGCCTGGAAGCAAAAAATACAAGTTGATTTAAAAGGCTTGGACTATAACGACACCTTAATTTGGAACACTGCCGAAGACATCAATGTAAAGCCATTTTATCATCGTGATGATTTTGAAAATCAAGCGTTTTTAAAAGTACCCTCCAACACCTGGAAAATAAGTCAATCTATTTTTGTAGCTGATGAAAAACGCTCAAATAAAAAAGCTGTAGATGCTATTAAACGAGGTGCAGAAAGCATTAAGTTTATTATTCCAAATAAAGAGATTGCTACTTCAATTTTATTAGAAAACATAGACACCTCTTCCACGCCTCTCTATTTTGAATTGCAATTTTTAGATGCGGATTATGTTAAAGCATTAGCACTCACCCCCTCAAAAGCAGGACTCTACATTTTAAACGACAGTATCGGCAATCTTGCGAAATCTGGCAATTGGTTTAATAGTTTAAAGTGGGACCATGAGCAATTAGAACAAATAATAGCGACCCCCAATAATACACTAAGTGTCGATTTAAGTTTGTACCAAAATGCAGGCGCAACAATTGTCCAGCAATTAGCCTATAGTTTAGCACATGCCAATGAATATTTAAATCATTTTGGAAGCGCGTTAAAATCTCAAATAACCTTTAACGTCTCCGTTGGAACCAATTATTTTTTCGAAATTGCTAAACTCCGTGCGCTAAGAGTGTTATGGAAAACGTTGGCTGATGAATACAATGTTCAATCAGACTGTCATATTTTTGCTACGCCTACCAAACGCAATAAAACAATATACGACTACAATACCAATATGTTACGCACCACTACAGAATGTATGAGTGCGATTTTGGGTGGCGCAAATACCGTTTGTAATTTATCCTATGATTCTATTTATCATAAAGACAATGAATTTGGTGAGCGCATATCGAGAAATCAGTTACTAATTTTAAAAAATGAAAGCTATTTTGATGCCGTGGAAAATGCTTCAGATGGTGCTTATTACATTGAGAGCCTAACGCTTCAACTTGCAGAAAAAGCTTTAGAGTTATTCAAAACCATTGAAACCGGTGGCGGTTTTTTAAGTCAGTTAAAAGATGGAACTCTTCAGAAAAAAATAAAAGAGAGCGCTAAAAAAGAACAAGAGGCCTTTGATGCGGGAGACATTACATTATTAGGCACCAATAAACATCCTGATATGAATGACAAGATGAAAGCCGATTTACAACTGTATCCTTTTTTAAAAATGAATAGTAGAAAAACGTTAATTCAACCCATTTTAGAACGTAGATTAGCAGAAACTATAGAACAAAACAGATTAAAAACCGAATAA
- a CDS encoding septum formation initiator family protein — MLSYFKNIFVIIIIVFSIWMLFFDSNSLLIHNELNREIETLEDEKDYYRKEIKKDNKIINELKKEEGLEKFAREEYYMKRENEDIYIIEYQDSLKVEDNE; from the coding sequence ATGCTTTCCTATTTTAAAAACATATTCGTCATTATTATTATCGTTTTTTCGATATGGATGCTTTTTTTTGACAGTAATTCGTTGCTAATTCACAACGAGTTAAATCGTGAAATTGAAACATTAGAAGACGAGAAAGACTACTATAGAAAAGAGATTAAAAAAGACAATAAAATTATAAACGAATTAAAAAAAGAGGAAGGTCTAGAAAAATTCGCGCGTGAAGAATATTATATGAAACGTGAAAACGAAGACATTTATATTATAGAGTATCAGGACAGTTTAAAAGTAGAAGACAATGAGTAA
- the udk gene encoding uridine kinase: MLIIGIAGGTGCGKTTVVEQIMNELPDGEVGIISQDSYYKDTSALSYDDRVKINFDHPRSIDFKLLRKHLTALRNGESIEQPVYSFVEHNRTKDTVLTQPKRVMIVEGILILSKPKIRDMFDIKIFVHADSDERLIRRVKRDIAERGRDINEVLTRYQTTLKPMHQQFIEPMKEYADLIIPNNKYNTVAVDIVRTIINDRLS, from the coding sequence ATGTTAATAATAGGAATTGCAGGCGGTACTGGTTGTGGAAAAACAACTGTTGTAGAGCAAATAATGAATGAATTACCAGATGGCGAAGTTGGTATCATCTCTCAAGATTCTTATTATAAAGACACGTCAGCTTTGAGCTACGATGACCGCGTTAAAATTAATTTTGACCATCCGCGTTCTATAGATTTTAAACTGCTGCGCAAACATTTAACCGCGCTTAGAAATGGTGAAAGCATAGAACAACCGGTCTATTCGTTTGTAGAACATAACAGAACCAAAGACACTGTTTTAACCCAGCCAAAAAGAGTCATGATTGTTGAAGGTATTTTAATTTTAAGTAAACCGAAAATTAGAGATATGTTTGATATAAAAATATTTGTGCACGCCGATAGTGATGAGCGACTTATACGCCGTGTTAAGCGTGATATTGCTGAACGTGGCAGAGATATTAACGAAGTTCTAACACGCTATCAAACGACCTTAAAACCTATGCATCAACAATTTATTGAGCCTATGAAAGAATATGCAGATTTAATTATACCAAACAATAAATACAATACTGTTGCTGTTGATATAGTAAGAACTATTATTAATGATAGATTGAGTTAA
- a CDS encoding c-type cytochrome: MKYFSFTLITIFIMLSCQFSDKKMAQNTVPAAQEFSKGKQVYDDFCIQCHLPNGEGVPNTFPPLAQSDYLKTKREASISALKYGLSGEIVVNGKTYNGNMTAQGLTDEEIANVMNYITNSWGNKNTRLITAEEVSKVER, translated from the coding sequence ATGAAGTACTTTAGTTTTACACTAATTACCATTTTTATTATGCTTTCCTGTCAATTTTCTGATAAGAAAATGGCTCAAAACACTGTTCCAGCAGCTCAGGAGTTTTCTAAGGGCAAACAGGTTTATGATGATTTTTGTATACAATGTCATCTGCCAAACGGCGAAGGTGTCCCAAATACTTTTCCGCCTTTAGCACAATCAGATTATTTAAAGACTAAGAGAGAAGCAAGTATTAGCGCATTAAAATACGGTTTAAGTGGTGAAATTGTTGTCAACGGAAAAACATATAATGGAAACATGACAGCCCAAGGCTTAACAGATGAAGAAATCGCAAACGTAATGAACTACATTACAAATAGTTGGGGCAATAAAAACACAAGGTTAATAACTGCCGAAGAAGTTTCAAAGGTGGAACGGTAA
- a CDS encoding PQQ-dependent sugar dehydrogenase translates to MIRALKTLSLAVFFICLNTCAQDKNPVNTQNSYDIVVPELTNPWAFTFLPDNSMLINEKEGKLIHFKDQVKTELKGLPEIYARGQGGLLDIALHPDYKTNGWIYISYASPKGEDEGGNTAVMRAKIKGDSLVEKQLLYKAEPNTTKGQHFGSRIVFDTSGYLFFTIGERGEREVNPQDLTRDGGKVYRLHDNGGVPEDNPFVEIENAKTAIYSYGHRNPQGMELHPETKAIWTHEHGPKGGDEINIIKKGANYGWPVITYGKNYSGTSITDKTKKEGMEQPLHFWDPSIAPSGMAFISSNKYGDWKGSLLVGSLKFSYLDRCTLKGNKVIKEERLLDGIGRVRSIEQGPDGFIYVGVENLGIVKLIRS, encoded by the coding sequence ATGATTAGAGCTCTTAAAACCCTTTCCCTTGCTGTATTTTTTATCTGTCTTAATACCTGTGCTCAGGATAAAAATCCAGTAAACACTCAAAATAGTTACGACATTGTTGTTCCTGAATTAACAAATCCGTGGGCATTTACTTTTCTTCCTGACAATAGTATGCTTATTAATGAAAAGGAAGGCAAATTAATTCATTTTAAAGACCAAGTAAAAACAGAGCTAAAAGGTCTTCCAGAAATTTATGCGCGTGGGCAAGGTGGACTGTTAGACATTGCCTTGCATCCAGATTATAAAACTAATGGTTGGATTTATATTTCTTATGCTTCACCAAAAGGAGAAGACGAAGGTGGAAACACCGCCGTTATGCGGGCAAAAATAAAAGGGGATAGCCTAGTAGAAAAACAATTACTTTATAAGGCAGAACCCAATACCACCAAAGGGCAACATTTTGGCTCACGTATTGTTTTTGATACAAGTGGTTATTTGTTTTTTACTATTGGTGAGCGTGGTGAGCGCGAGGTCAATCCGCAAGACCTTACAAGAGATGGTGGTAAAGTCTACAGATTGCATGATAATGGTGGTGTGCCAGAAGACAATCCATTTGTTGAGATTGAAAATGCAAAAACTGCTATTTATTCCTACGGACACCGCAATCCGCAAGGCATGGAACTACATCCTGAAACTAAAGCCATCTGGACACATGAGCATGGTCCAAAAGGGGGTGACGAGATTAATATTATTAAGAAAGGAGCAAATTATGGCTGGCCAGTTATCACCTATGGTAAGAATTATAGTGGAACAAGCATAACAGATAAAACAAAAAAAGAAGGAATGGAACAACCTTTGCATTTTTGGGATCCTTCTATAGCGCCAAGTGGTATGGCCTTTATTTCTTCTAATAAATATGGCGATTGGAAGGGCAGCCTTCTTGTGGGCTCTTTAAAATTTAGTTATTTAGATCGCTGTACGCTTAAAGGCAATAAGGTAATCAAAGAAGAACGATTACTGGATGGCATTGGTAGGGTACGTTCTATCGAGCAAGGTCCAGATGGTTTTATTTACGTGGGTGTAGAAAATTTAGGCATTGTTAAATTAATCCGTTCGTAA